The genomic DNA CGCCTGAACCGCGCTCATGCCGTCTGCGAACTCCTTGAGGCGTCCGGCGTCTATGTCCCTACTGGACTCCTCGGAACAGAGGACAAGGCGCTTCCCGACCAGCTCGGCCTTGCCCCAGTTGGGACCCTTCACGCTGGCGAATTCGTTGAACTTCTTGCTGTCGACCGTCCCTTCCGGCATCAGCTCCTCGATTATCTTCATGAAGGTGGACTTGCCGTTGCTGGCGGTCGGGCCGGCCAGCATGAAAATCTTGTTTGCCTTGAGGTGAGGCATAAGAAAATATCCGCACATGGGATAGACGACGGACAGGAGTTCGTCGCTGGGAGTAACACCGTCCTCGCCGACGAAGACCTGTGAGAGGAACTTGAGGAACTCGGGGCATTCGTCTTTCCCGTTGACGGCCTCATCATAAGCCATATCCAAGCGCATGAGCGCAAGGCTGGCGTGACCTTGGAGCCTGTCCCATGACGAGGAAGACGATGGGGGGATACCTTCTTTTGACGTATCGGCCCGGAGAACCCAGTCAAACTTTCCGAAGCGTATCCTATCATTTTTTGAGTATGTTTTCTTCTCGTCGAAGGGCGGGGGGAAAGGTTCGAACTCGAAAGTGGAGCAGTTGAGCTTGCCGTCGGTGAACGCGAGGTGCGTCTCATGAAGACGCTGCCTCTTGAGCTTCTGCTTGAGTGACATCATCTTGAACGTGCCGGTTAGCTTGCCGTCGGTAAACCCATCCCCCGCATGCTGTTCGTCCATGAAGTCGAAAAGGGCTTCCCTCATCTCGTCGGAAGACGCCACCTTGTGCGTGCCATCCTCCTGGGGGATTACCCACGTTCCTATCTCGTCCACCCACAGGCAACCCAGCGCGTCCAGCATGGCAGCGAACTGTTTGGCAAGGAATGACGATGAAGTTTTTAGGGTCCCCATATTCATTTCCACGCAACCAAAAATCCCCCGTCGTTGCCTTCAACCGAAAACCAGCTTGCGCCGGGGCGATTGAACGACGGGGGGTTGTCGATTGCGTAAGTCATGTTGATTCTCGGTGAAGGCTCATTCACTATACCACCTCCCCCCAGCATGGCCAAGTATCATTGTCAAGGGGAGGGGTGTGGAGTTATCCACACCTATCCCATCACGGCATAATCGGTTACCTCTCCAATCCTGTTAAATCTGGCAAGCTAAGGCGAGTAAGAAAAGGCCTATACTGTCTTGGCCCAGTTCAAGAAAAAATTGACGCAGAAAATNNNNNN from Parcubacteria group bacterium includes the following:
- a CDS encoding DUF5906 domain-containing protein; translated protein: MGTLKTSSSFLAKQFAAMLDALGCLWVDEIGTWVIPQEDGTHKVASSDEMREALFDFMDEQHAGDGFTDGKLTGTFKMMSLKQKLKRQRLHETHLAFTDGKLNCSTFEFEPFPPPFDEKKTYSKNDRIRFGKFDWVLRADTSKEGIPPSSSSSWDRLQGHASLALMRLDMAYDEAVNGKDECPEFLKFLSQVFVGEDGVTPSDELLSVVYPMCGYFLMPHLKANKIFMLAGPTASNGKSTFMKIIEELMPEGTVDSKKFNEFASVKGPNWGKAELVGKRLVLCSEESSRDIDAGRLKEFADGMSAVQAERKFQQPFSFFPTFKLLAAFNSPPEFDNVDQGTLRRFFYIPCNAEFDGSVSVDEIKERVLAERQ